Proteins encoded together in one Aeromonas encheleia window:
- a CDS encoding sigma-54 interaction domain-containing protein, with the protein MEQALAFALALTQQRDEPHLCHWWASTLHASFQPKGLLLGLLDVSGRQLECQGWVKGQAVSLALAVDDFSHPLAYVLHKAQSRTWDSLHGGARIEHAAFRALLANLGQQCGLHAFPLNDGNGKPFAVLAMMDDAERLQEWVTRPELAQLSQVFCNQLTLIRDLGRSRRDQSVLRDSLRQMKGEGQIKRQYEKLLADQLIGQSAVIRGLREQISLAGQHKLTVLIQGETGSGKEVVARLVHQCSDRAGKPFVAINCAAIPENLIESELFGYQKGAFSGALSNKAGLVAQANGGTLFLDEVGDMPAAMQAKLLRVLETRSYRPLGAEQESHSDFRLIAATHQPLSRHVEEGQFRADLYHRLCQCLLLIAPLREHMDDVPMLCQHFMAQFAEQDGKALGGLHRKFLKQLQSYDFPGNVRELRNLLEVACAHTRHGEEVLLEALPPELRERVSVELPGYLDDYNHIRDLRRAMQQYEASVIEARLRHFQGNRMLVAESLNIPKRTLDHKCQKLEVN; encoded by the coding sequence ATGGAACAAGCCCTCGCCTTCGCCCTCGCACTGACGCAGCAGCGCGACGAGCCGCACCTGTGCCACTGGTGGGCCTCGACCCTGCACGCCAGCTTCCAGCCCAAGGGGCTCCTGCTCGGCCTGCTGGATGTGAGCGGCCGCCAGCTGGAGTGTCAGGGCTGGGTCAAGGGGCAGGCCGTGTCGCTGGCGCTGGCGGTGGATGATTTCTCCCACCCGCTGGCCTATGTGCTGCACAAGGCCCAGTCCCGTACCTGGGACTCCCTCCATGGCGGGGCGCGCATCGAGCACGCCGCCTTTCGCGCACTGCTGGCCAACCTCGGCCAGCAGTGCGGCCTGCACGCCTTCCCCCTCAACGATGGCAATGGCAAGCCGTTCGCCGTGCTGGCCATGATGGACGATGCCGAGCGGCTGCAGGAGTGGGTGACCCGTCCCGAGCTGGCCCAGTTGTCCCAGGTGTTTTGCAACCAGCTCACCCTCATCCGCGATCTGGGCCGCAGTCGCCGGGATCAGAGCGTGCTGCGCGACTCCCTGCGTCAGATGAAGGGGGAGGGGCAGATCAAGCGCCAATACGAGAAGCTGCTGGCCGATCAGCTGATCGGTCAGTCGGCGGTGATCCGCGGGTTGCGCGAACAGATAAGCCTGGCGGGTCAGCACAAGCTGACCGTGCTTATCCAGGGGGAGACCGGCAGTGGCAAGGAGGTGGTCGCCCGGCTGGTGCATCAATGCTCAGATCGTGCCGGCAAACCCTTCGTCGCCATCAACTGCGCCGCCATCCCGGAGAACCTGATCGAGAGCGAGTTGTTCGGTTATCAGAAGGGGGCCTTCTCCGGCGCCTTGTCCAACAAGGCCGGGCTGGTGGCCCAGGCCAACGGCGGCACCCTGTTTTTGGATGAGGTGGGCGACATGCCCGCCGCCATGCAGGCCAAGCTGCTGCGGGTGCTCGAGACCCGCAGCTACCGGCCGCTCGGCGCCGAGCAGGAGAGCCACTCCGATTTTCGCCTCATCGCCGCGACCCATCAGCCCCTCAGTCGTCACGTGGAGGAGGGCCAGTTCCGGGCCGATCTCTATCACCGGCTCTGCCAGTGCCTGCTGCTGATCGCCCCCCTGCGCGAGCACATGGATGACGTGCCCATGCTGTGCCAGCACTTCATGGCCCAGTTTGCCGAGCAGGATGGCAAGGCGCTCGGCGGCTTGCATCGCAAGTTCCTGAAGCAGCTGCAGAGCTATGACTTCCCCGGCAACGTGCGCGAGCTGCGCAACCTCTTGGAGGTGGCCTGCGCCCACACCCGCCACGGCGAGGAGGTGCTGCTGGAGGCGTTGCCCCCCGAGCTCAGGGAGCGGGTCTCCGTCGAGCTGCCGGGCTATCTCGACGACTACAACCATATCCGGGATCTGCGCCGCGCCATGCAGCAGTACGAGGCCTCGGTCATCGAGGCCAGGCTGCGCCATTTCCAGGGTAACCGCATGTTGGTGGCCGAGAGTCTGAACATTCCCAAGCGCACCCTGGATCACAAGTGCCAGAAACTGGAGGTGAACTGA
- the vasI gene encoding type VI secretion system-associated protein VasI, whose product MSVLGLLPLLLAVGSAAPQPDMSGWQQCRREPSPLIRLACYDALGGAADSMPDGGVAKSAAWQGIWDQELARTPESPPFLLQSDPARGSETLTRPALRGATLAIGCVDSITHIRLRLDAPWVGEGVQLELDGSPSNSAQSWFIRDRGLLLEYGRGLPAIEELKRWLGHRELQVRADNGALLRVDLSGLKEALAPLRQQCRW is encoded by the coding sequence ATGAGCGTCCTCGGCCTCTTGCCGCTGCTGCTGGCCGTCGGCAGTGCGGCGCCGCAGCCGGACATGAGCGGTTGGCAGCAGTGCCGGCGCGAGCCATCCCCGCTGATCCGGCTGGCCTGCTACGACGCCCTCGGCGGCGCTGCCGACTCGATGCCGGACGGCGGGGTAGCCAAGTCTGCCGCCTGGCAGGGGATCTGGGATCAGGAGCTGGCCCGCACTCCCGAAAGCCCGCCCTTCCTGCTGCAAAGCGATCCCGCTCGTGGCAGCGAGACCCTGACCCGCCCGGCCCTGCGCGGGGCGACGCTGGCCATAGGTTGTGTCGACAGCATCACCCACATCCGGCTGCGGCTGGATGCGCCCTGGGTCGGAGAGGGGGTGCAGCTTGAGCTCGACGGCTCGCCCAGTAACAGCGCCCAGAGCTGGTTCATCCGGGATCGGGGGCTGCTGCTGGAATACGGCCGCGGCCTGCCGGCCATCGAGGAGCTCAAGCGCTGGCTCGGCCATCGCGAGCTGCAGGTGCGGGCCGACAACGGCGCCCTGCTGCGGGTCGACTTGAGCGGCCTGAAAGAGGCGCTGGCCCCGCTGCGTCAGCAGTGTCGCTGGTAG
- the tssA gene encoding type VI secretion system protein TssA: protein MSYRHPWCARLLSSLPDEQIRGAVLADEPRWDYVETELVKLGSLAHSQVDLNAVAEACLGLLESRTKDMRVLAQLLRCLQHPAKATPMGAALSLLEAWVSAYWLLAWPGNGSQKQRLMVQIVKRFEGALPRVSEGASAAELAQLLAQAEQLEACWLAQCPDKGELLDPLLMGLKRAQRQQVAQAQADRGEPSGAASAHANQVAASGAMVLSGGAKSVGIELDSSNDRAWRQTQLKVAQLLIERQPEAAVGYRLRRHAIWAGITTPPMSGPGHKTQLAPMSVDMVDEYRAAMAAPDLALWQRIEQSLTLAPYWFEGHRLSAQVADKLGFGAPAQAIAQELESFLQRLPALRELGFSDGSPFLTPECGRWLQPARGGAAGEGASSLAEEIALRHGEQGVAAALALLDERMAQLKEPRARFHAQLVQAELLAQEGMNSLARQHYQHLWQEASRLGLAQWEPGLVSRLEHQAAPLSK from the coding sequence ATGAGCTATCGACACCCCTGGTGTGCCCGCCTGCTGAGCAGCCTGCCGGATGAACAGATAAGAGGCGCCGTGCTGGCCGATGAGCCGCGCTGGGACTATGTGGAGACCGAGCTGGTCAAGCTGGGCTCCCTGGCCCACAGCCAGGTGGATCTCAACGCGGTGGCTGAGGCCTGCCTCGGCCTGCTGGAGAGCCGTACCAAGGACATGCGGGTGCTGGCCCAGCTGCTGCGCTGCCTGCAACACCCGGCCAAGGCGACCCCCATGGGGGCCGCGCTCAGCCTGCTGGAGGCCTGGGTCAGCGCCTATTGGCTCTTGGCCTGGCCCGGTAACGGGAGCCAGAAACAGCGGCTGATGGTGCAGATCGTCAAGCGTTTCGAGGGCGCCCTGCCGCGGGTGAGCGAGGGTGCCTCGGCGGCCGAGCTGGCCCAGCTGCTGGCCCAGGCCGAGCAGCTGGAAGCCTGCTGGCTGGCCCAGTGCCCGGACAAGGGCGAGCTGCTCGATCCTCTGCTGATGGGGCTGAAGCGGGCCCAGCGCCAGCAGGTGGCCCAGGCGCAGGCCGATCGGGGCGAGCCCTCTGGTGCGGCGAGCGCTCATGCCAACCAGGTTGCTGCGAGTGGCGCCATGGTGCTCAGTGGCGGCGCCAAGAGCGTTGGCATCGAGCTCGACAGCTCCAACGACAGGGCCTGGCGACAGACCCAGCTCAAGGTGGCACAACTGCTGATCGAGCGGCAGCCGGAGGCGGCGGTGGGCTATCGCCTGCGTCGCCACGCCATCTGGGCCGGGATCACCACACCCCCCATGAGCGGCCCGGGCCATAAAACCCAGCTGGCACCCATGTCGGTGGACATGGTGGACGAATACCGCGCCGCCATGGCCGCCCCGGATCTGGCGCTCTGGCAGCGGATCGAGCAGAGCCTGACCCTGGCGCCCTACTGGTTCGAGGGGCATCGCCTCTCGGCCCAGGTGGCGGACAAGCTCGGGTTTGGCGCGCCGGCCCAGGCCATCGCCCAGGAGCTCGAGAGCTTCTTGCAGCGGCTGCCTGCCCTGCGGGAGCTCGGTTTCAGCGATGGCAGCCCCTTTCTCACCCCGGAGTGCGGCCGCTGGCTGCAACCCGCCAGGGGCGGGGCGGCGGGCGAGGGGGCGTCCAGCCTGGCAGAAGAGATAGCCTTGCGGCACGGGGAGCAGGGGGTGGCCGCGGCCCTGGCCCTGCTGGATGAACGGATGGCGCAGTTGAAAGAGCCAAGAGCCCGCTTCCATGCCCAGTTGGTGCAGGCGGAGCTGTTGGCGCAGGAAGGCATGAATTCGCTGGCTCGCCAGCACTATCAACACTTGTGGCAAGAGGCCAGTCGCCTTGGATTGGCGCAATGGGAACCTGGATTGGTCAGCCGTCTGGAACACCAGGCGGCCCCGCTGTCGAAATGA